The following proteins are co-located in the Blattabacterium sp. (Blatta orientalis) str. Tarazona genome:
- the alaS gene encoding alanine--tRNA ligase yields MKYEYIRDTFLDFFQNKKHKIIPSFPIYLKDDPTLLFINAGMNPFKEYFLGYIKPEYTRIVNVQKCLRVSGKHNDLENVGHDNYHHTMFEMLGNWSFGDYSRKETIEWAWELLTKVYNIPEKNLYISIFIGDEKEGLSMDKETFQHWKTFINRENIVFFGKEENFWEMGAIGPCGPCSEIHIDLRNKEEKEKIPGKYLINKRNPKVIEIWNLVFIEFYRRSDGTLEKLSTKHVDTGMGLERLCMVLQEKFSSYDTDIFFPIIRDIKESLGGIYKEEFNQDISIRIVADHLRAIVFSISDGQLPSNNGAGYVIRRLLRRAVIYVTRFLYQKEPFIYKFVDSLVRRMKNSFPELEKKKDYIQNVIKKEESSFFQVLEKGYERIQHIILKAKERNQKVLDGGSLFQLYDTYGFPLKLSKFFAEKNNLYIDEKSFEKRLLKQKEKSHKKKNIIIKNDWIKVHSNQFFSEKNNFIGYDFLECHILIIQYRKIEDKIKENHYYELVFSKTPFYPEGGGQLGDTGFIKNDLEKIFIEQTKKENSIIRHIVRKLPVNIYSRFQAFVNKNRRKKIEKNHTSTHLLHFSMKKVLGEHIQQKGSYVGEDYLRFDFSHPKKITIEELFQIEEMVQKLIFSNLPLEERRSLPLQEAIKKGYSGIFYEKYEKKVRGITFGDSSELCIGTHVKNTGSIQVFSIVSELSVSHGIRRIKAFTSEKAIQYLKSIHFQEKSLRKILNNTESTIKSIFSLQNQNKKLKKELEKFKFQQIKIFKKEYFLKAIQLPTITYICDISFEEKDFDLNLLKKIILDLRDEISNLFMVVGFIKDKKPIIFISISDHIIKNKNIHANQIIRKMSDYIHGKYWGKSFLAMAIGSNQNGLSLVLNKTKEYLKYFRYL; encoded by the coding sequence ATGAAATACGAATATATAAGAGACACTTTTCTGGATTTTTTTCAAAATAAAAAACATAAAATTATTCCCTCTTTTCCTATTTATTTAAAAGACGATCCTACACTTTTATTTATTAATGCAGGGATGAATCCTTTCAAGGAATATTTTTTAGGATATATAAAACCGGAATATACACGAATTGTAAACGTTCAAAAATGTCTTCGAGTTTCTGGAAAACACAATGATTTAGAAAATGTTGGACATGATAACTATCATCATACTATGTTTGAAATGTTAGGAAATTGGTCTTTTGGAGATTATTCTAGAAAAGAAACCATAGAATGGGCTTGGGAACTTTTGACAAAAGTATATAATATTCCAGAGAAGAATCTTTATATATCCATTTTTATTGGAGATGAAAAAGAAGGTCTATCTATGGACAAAGAAACTTTCCAACATTGGAAAACTTTTATAAATAGAGAAAATATTGTTTTTTTTGGAAAAGAAGAAAATTTTTGGGAAATGGGGGCTATAGGTCCTTGCGGTCCTTGTTCTGAAATTCATATAGATCTTCGAAATAAAGAAGAAAAAGAAAAAATTCCTGGTAAGTATCTGATTAATAAAAGAAACCCTAAAGTTATAGAAATTTGGAACCTCGTTTTTATAGAATTTTATAGAAGGTCAGATGGAACATTAGAAAAACTTTCTACAAAACATGTAGATACTGGAATGGGATTGGAAAGACTCTGTATGGTTTTGCAAGAAAAATTTTCTAGTTATGATACGGATATATTTTTTCCAATAATTAGAGACATAAAAGAATCTTTAGGAGGAATTTATAAAGAAGAATTTAACCAAGATATATCTATACGTATTGTCGCAGATCATTTAAGAGCTATTGTTTTTTCTATTTCCGATGGACAATTACCATCGAATAATGGAGCTGGCTATGTAATAAGAAGATTATTAAGAAGAGCGGTTATCTATGTTACTCGTTTTTTATATCAAAAAGAACCTTTTATTTATAAATTTGTGGATTCTTTGGTTAGGAGAATGAAAAATTCTTTTCCTGAATTGGAAAAGAAAAAAGATTACATACAAAATGTCATAAAAAAAGAAGAATCTTCTTTTTTTCAAGTCCTTGAAAAAGGTTATGAAAGGATTCAACATATAATCCTAAAAGCTAAAGAAAGAAATCAAAAAGTTCTTGATGGGGGGAGTCTATTTCAATTATATGATACTTATGGATTTCCATTAAAATTGTCTAAATTTTTTGCAGAAAAAAATAACTTATATATCGATGAAAAATCATTTGAAAAAAGATTATTAAAACAAAAAGAAAAATCTCACAAGAAAAAAAATATCATCATAAAAAATGACTGGATAAAAGTTCATAGCAATCAGTTTTTCAGTGAAAAAAATAATTTTATAGGATATGATTTTTTAGAATGTCATATTCTTATTATTCAATATAGAAAAATAGAGGATAAAATTAAGGAAAATCATTATTACGAATTAGTTTTTTCAAAAACACCTTTTTATCCTGAAGGGGGGGGGCAATTAGGAGATACTGGTTTTATAAAAAATGATCTTGAAAAAATTTTCATTGAACAAACTAAAAAAGAAAATTCTATTATTAGACATATTGTTCGAAAGCTCCCTGTAAATATTTATTCTCGTTTTCAAGCTTTTGTAAATAAAAATAGAAGAAAAAAAATTGAAAAAAATCATACCTCTACTCATTTATTACATTTTTCTATGAAAAAAGTTTTAGGAGAACATATTCAACAAAAAGGATCTTATGTAGGAGAGGATTACCTTCGTTTTGATTTTTCACATCCTAAAAAAATAACTATTGAAGAATTGTTCCAAATAGAAGAAATGGTTCAAAAATTAATTTTCTCAAATCTTCCTCTAGAAGAAAGACGATCTCTTCCTTTACAAGAAGCAATAAAAAAAGGATACAGTGGGATATTTTACGAAAAATATGAAAAAAAAGTACGTGGGATTACTTTTGGTGATTCTTCTGAATTATGCATTGGAACACATGTAAAGAATACTGGATCTATTCAAGTTTTTTCCATTGTTTCTGAGTTATCTGTATCGCATGGAATACGAAGAATAAAAGCTTTCACTTCCGAAAAAGCCATTCAATATTTAAAGTCTATTCATTTTCAAGAGAAATCTTTGAGAAAAATTCTGAATAATACAGAATCTACAATAAAAAGCATCTTTAGTTTACAAAACCAAAATAAAAAACTAAAAAAAGAACTGGAAAAATTCAAATTTCAACAAATAAAAATTTTCAAAAAAGAATATTTTTTGAAAGCTATTCAATTGCCTACTATTACATATATATGTGATATTTCTTTTGAAGAAAAGGATTTTGATCTTAATCTTTTGAAGAAAATTATTTTAGATTTACGAGACGAAATATCTAATTTATTTATGGTGGTTGGATTTATAAAAGATAAAAAACCAATAATTTTTATATCTATTTCCGATCATATCATCAAAAATAAAAATATTCATGCTAACCAAATTATACGTAAAATGTCGGATTACATTCATGGAAAATATTGGGGAAAATCTTTTTTAGCCATGGCTATAGGTAGTAATCAAAATGGATTGAGTTTAGTTTTAAATAAAACCAAAGAATATCTAAAATATTTTAGATATCTTTGA
- a CDS encoding 1-acyl-sn-glycerol-3-phosphate acyltransferase — translation MLKVKKKENIEKKGSTLFRDAFGNLHFIKRFLIFTFGCISYNRYNGFNQLQLKGTEYIKDLPDKRVLFVSNHQTYFADVFAMFHVFCSVKNGFINTIKNPIYLLDPKVNLYYVAAKETMNKGFLTRLFTYSGCVTVKRTWREGNKKINRTVDISEITRMGTALDDGWLITFPQGTTKAFAPGRRGIVHVIRKFTPIVVPIVLDGFQKAYDKKGIRIKKKGVLQKMIFKAPIKWDLKNDTTDMIMEKIMDAIEQSPKYRNKTQSITIS, via the coding sequence ATGTTAAAAGTAAAAAAAAAAGAAAACATTGAAAAAAAGGGAAGCACTCTATTCAGAGATGCGTTTGGAAATTTACATTTCATAAAACGTTTTTTAATTTTCACTTTTGGTTGTATTTCTTATAACCGTTATAATGGATTTAATCAATTACAATTAAAGGGAACAGAATACATTAAAGATCTTCCTGATAAAAGAGTTCTTTTTGTTTCTAATCATCAAACCTATTTTGCAGATGTTTTCGCCATGTTTCATGTATTTTGCAGTGTTAAAAATGGATTTATAAATACAATCAAAAATCCTATTTATCTTTTAGATCCAAAAGTTAATCTATACTACGTAGCGGCTAAAGAAACAATGAATAAGGGTTTTCTTACAAGATTGTTTACTTATTCAGGATGCGTCACTGTAAAGAGAACATGGAGAGAGGGAAATAAAAAAATAAATAGGACAGTAGATATATCTGAAATAACTCGTATGGGAACTGCTTTAGACGACGGATGGTTAATTACTTTTCCTCAAGGAACTACTAAAGCTTTTGCACCTGGACGTAGAGGAATTGTTCATGTTATAAGAAAATTTACCCCTATAGTGGTTCCTATTGTTTTAGATGGATTTCAGAAAGCTTATGATAAAAAAGGAATTAGAATAAAAAAAAAGGGAGTATTACAGAAAATGATTTTTAAAGCTCCCATAAAATGGGATTTGAAAAATGATACTACTGATATGATTATGGAAAAAATTATGGATGCTATAGAACAATCTCCAAAATATAGAAATAAAACCCAATCCATCACAATCAGTTAA
- a CDS encoding MBL fold metallo-hydrolase — MKITFLGTGTSQGVPLIGSTHPVCLSKNPKDKRLRSSILIEKGKKFFLIDCSPDFRYQMLRSHHQKLDAILITHEHQDHIGGLDEIRSINRGKPIPVYGLRRVLESLKKRFYYIFSENKKLNTSKISIHELDDYTDFFVVEYFKVFPLSIWHGTLPILGFRIEDFAYITDASRIPFHTIQQLKGLDILVLNVLRKIPKHSSHFTLSDSLKMIQEINPKKTYLTHISHLLGFHEEVQTQLPKNVYLAYDGLIITK, encoded by the coding sequence ATGAAAATTACTTTTTTAGGCACGGGGACTTCACAAGGGGTTCCTCTTATTGGTTCTACACATCCAGTATGTCTTTCTAAAAATCCAAAAGATAAAAGACTTAGAAGTTCTATTCTTATCGAAAAAGGAAAAAAATTTTTTCTGATAGACTGTAGTCCAGATTTTCGTTATCAAATGTTAAGAAGTCATCATCAAAAATTAGACGCTATTTTGATTACACATGAGCATCAAGATCACATAGGGGGGTTAGATGAGATAAGATCTATTAATAGGGGAAAACCTATTCCGGTTTATGGATTGCGTCGTGTTTTAGAAAGTTTGAAGAAACGATTTTATTATATTTTTTCGGAAAATAAAAAATTAAATACTTCAAAAATTTCTATTCACGAATTGGATGATTATACGGATTTTTTCGTTGTAGAATATTTTAAAGTTTTTCCTTTATCTATATGGCATGGAACTCTTCCTATTTTAGGTTTTCGCATAGAAGATTTTGCATATATTACAGATGCTAGCCGGATTCCTTTTCATACTATACAACAATTAAAAGGATTAGATATTTTGGTTTTGAATGTATTAAGAAAAATTCCGAAACATTCATCTCATTTCACTTTGTCAGATTCATTGAAAATGATTCAAGAAATTAATCCTAAAAAAACTTACCTCACTCATATTAGTCATTTACTAGGGTTTCATGAGGAAGTACAAACCCAATTACCTAAAAATGTTTATTTAGCTTATGATGGGTTAATTATTACTAAATAG
- a CDS encoding 2-oxoglutarate dehydrogenase E1 component, whose amino-acid sequence MSDRYSFLNAIHFKDIESLYKKYKENPNSVEPSWCAFFYGFDFNEENYQYLQEKKTTSTTIQIEKNKNNFLPQPSVHTEFLVYNLIQNYRKRGHFFTKTNPIRERRKHYPSLDLKNFGLSEKELDLHFEVGKIIGLGKNSLRNIINHLKNIYCNSIGIEYMHISDPKKIEWIEKWFQKEKFEFPAEKKKFFLRKLNEAVAFENFVHTKFVGQKRFSIEGNESILPALEEMIEYTSKRYFTEDFVIGMPHRGRLNLLSNFFKKNYSHIFSEFQGKEYKEKSFSGDVKYHLGFTKLRKTRQGRYIKMSLVPNPSHLESVDAIVEGITRSKIDINYNQNSNSEKIIPILIHGDAALSGQGIVYEVIQLSRLKGYKTGGTIHIVINNQIGFTTDYTEGRSSIYCTDIAKIVLSPVLHVNADDIESVIHAIHFAADFRMHYHEDVFIDLLGYRKYGHNEGDEPRFTQPTLYKAISKHPNSYNLYKEKLEKEGLIRTGEIKKMEKEYEEILNKGYNEAKNIKWNVLNSFLEEEWKNFPIVSNTDEIFKKVNTQFPIEKLIKISEKIFTLPKNKKFFRKTEHLFKQRLEMVKKNLVDWSISELVAYGTILYEGFHIRLSGEDVGRGTFSQRHVIIKTEEEEEEILLLNRIRVGQGKMQVYNSPLSEYGVLGFDYGYAMYSPYTLTLWEAQFGDFGNGGQIIIDQYISSGENKWKVRNGIVMFLPHGYEGQGPEHSSARVERYLQLCANNNLFVVNCTTPANFYHLLRRQMKLNFRKPLIVFTPKSLLRHPKCLSKMEELSEGEFQEILDDPSDIGDIEKITKLILCSGKIYYDLLKKKEFLRDEKTAIIRIEQIYPLKKDKIQELFNKYKNKKSIFWVQEEPENMGFWSFIFRKIGKDFPFKLIAPSESSSPSTGSYPDFLKIQNNLLEKAFL is encoded by the coding sequence ATGAGTGATAGATATTCGTTTTTAAATGCCATCCATTTTAAAGATATAGAATCTCTCTATAAAAAATATAAAGAAAATCCTAATTCAGTAGAACCTAGCTGGTGTGCTTTTTTTTATGGATTTGATTTTAACGAAGAAAATTATCAGTATCTTCAAGAAAAAAAAACAACTTCCACTACTATTCAGATAGAAAAAAACAAAAATAATTTCCTCCCACAGCCATCCGTACATACAGAATTTTTAGTTTATAATTTGATTCAAAATTATAGGAAAAGAGGTCATTTCTTTACCAAAACAAATCCAATACGAGAAAGAAGAAAACATTATCCTTCTTTAGATTTAAAAAATTTTGGATTGTCTGAAAAAGAGCTTGATCTTCATTTCGAAGTTGGAAAAATAATTGGGCTAGGAAAAAATTCTTTAAGGAATATCATTAATCATCTCAAAAATATTTATTGCAATTCAATAGGGATAGAATACATGCACATTTCGGATCCTAAAAAAATTGAATGGATTGAAAAATGGTTTCAAAAAGAAAAATTTGAATTTCCTGCAGAAAAGAAAAAATTTTTTCTGAGGAAATTAAATGAAGCAGTTGCATTTGAAAATTTTGTTCATACTAAATTTGTGGGTCAAAAAAGATTTTCTATTGAAGGAAATGAATCTATATTACCAGCATTGGAAGAAATGATTGAATATACTTCCAAAAGATATTTCACAGAAGATTTTGTGATAGGAATGCCTCACAGAGGACGTTTAAACCTTCTTTCTAACTTTTTTAAAAAAAACTATTCTCACATATTCAGCGAATTTCAGGGAAAAGAATATAAAGAAAAAAGCTTTTCTGGTGATGTTAAGTATCATTTAGGTTTTACAAAACTTAGAAAAACTCGTCAAGGAAGATATATAAAAATGAGTCTAGTCCCAAATCCATCTCATTTAGAATCTGTAGATGCTATTGTAGAAGGAATTACTCGTTCAAAAATAGACATTAACTATAATCAGAATAGTAATTCAGAAAAAATAATCCCCATTCTTATTCATGGAGATGCCGCTTTATCAGGTCAAGGAATTGTTTATGAAGTCATCCAATTATCTAGATTAAAAGGTTATAAAACTGGAGGAACAATTCATATCGTAATTAACAATCAAATTGGGTTCACTACTGATTATACAGAAGGTCGTTCTAGCATTTATTGTACAGATATAGCAAAAATAGTACTATCTCCCGTTTTGCATGTGAATGCAGATGATATAGAATCTGTTATTCATGCCATTCATTTTGCAGCAGATTTCAGAATGCATTATCACGAAGATGTTTTTATAGATTTATTGGGATATAGAAAATATGGACATAACGAAGGGGATGAACCTCGTTTTACTCAACCAACTTTATATAAAGCTATTTCCAAACATCCTAATTCATATAATTTGTATAAAGAAAAATTAGAAAAAGAAGGATTGATTAGGACGGGAGAAATCAAAAAGATGGAAAAAGAATATGAAGAAATTCTTAATAAAGGATATAATGAAGCAAAAAATATTAAATGGAATGTTTTAAACTCTTTTTTAGAAGAAGAATGGAAAAATTTTCCTATTGTATCTAATACAGATGAAATCTTTAAAAAAGTAAATACTCAATTTCCAATTGAAAAACTTATAAAAATTTCTGAGAAAATTTTTACTCTTCCTAAGAATAAAAAATTTTTTAGAAAAACGGAACATCTTTTCAAACAAAGATTAGAAATGGTAAAAAAAAATTTGGTAGATTGGAGTATTTCTGAATTAGTAGCCTATGGAACAATTTTATATGAAGGATTTCATATTCGTTTATCAGGAGAAGATGTAGGAAGAGGAACTTTTTCTCAACGTCATGTTATTATAAAAACAGAAGAAGAAGAAGAAGAAATTCTTCTGTTGAATAGGATTCGTGTGGGGCAAGGAAAAATGCAAGTGTATAATTCTCCGCTTTCCGAATATGGAGTTTTAGGATTTGATTATGGATACGCTATGTATTCTCCCTATACTTTAACTTTATGGGAAGCTCAATTTGGTGATTTTGGAAATGGAGGACAAATTATTATAGATCAGTATATTTCCTCTGGAGAAAATAAGTGGAAAGTTAGAAATGGAATAGTGATGTTCCTTCCTCATGGATATGAAGGACAAGGTCCAGAACATTCCTCTGCACGTGTAGAACGTTATCTACAACTTTGTGCTAATAATAATTTATTTGTGGTTAATTGTACCACTCCTGCTAATTTTTATCATCTTTTGAGACGACAAATGAAGTTAAATTTTAGAAAACCACTTATAGTTTTTACACCTAAAAGTTTGCTTCGTCATCCGAAATGTCTATCAAAAATGGAAGAACTTTCTGAAGGAGAATTTCAAGAAATTTTGGATGATCCTTCGGATATAGGAGATATTGAAAAAATCACAAAATTGATTTTATGCTCTGGAAAAATATATTATGATCTCCTAAAGAAAAAAGAATTCCTCAGAGATGAAAAAACTGCTATAATTCGTATAGAACAAATATATCCTTTAAAAAAGGATAAAATTCAAGAGTTATTTAATAAGTATAAAAACAAGAAAAGCATTTTTTGGGTCCAAGAAGAACCAGAAAATATGGGATTCTGGAGTTTTATTTTCAGAAAAATAGGAAAAGATTTTCCTTTTAAATTAATTGCTCCATCTGAAAGTTCTAGTCCATCTACAGGATCTTATCCAGATTTTTTGAAAATTCAAAATAACCTATTGGAAAAGGCTTTTTTATAA
- the ccsA gene encoding cytochrome c biogenesis protein CcsA, translating to MQTLKNIFFSTRITSILFLLLAFSMAIATFIEKKYSTDIAKIFVYESVWFESLLLLFVINLMGNIWKYKLWKKNKFPLFIFHLSFVFIFIGGIISRYYSFEGMMSIREGEMKGKILSRKNYIKLQVHRGNHTRFYQEPYIFSSFHHGYKRKFFFQGNILKIKIVNYIPCAKVILSKKIPEEKILKIVSTNEKERTENFLKSGETIKINGIVFSLNREIPFGIQILEKNNQLYVKSSFFGKSMNMKNKKISFLLKNIYTPLRIKHLYQIENSNRKKNGKLHWVIPEGIIKGKLEYAKSCDDENSNFLDAITAKISFQNKSKLVTFLGGKNITDMSDPIWFNNHKISIGYGSILFNLPFFLRLNKFQVENYPGSEFPSFFISHVTLMDKEKNKNFFIYMNHVLNYKGYRFFQSGYDPDGKGTHFSVNKDYLGSTLSYTGYFFMSIGMFLTLFWKGTRFSNLKKKLKVLSKISTIFFLWISSNFIFAHEEFKKIPLESISENIHIPKKHGENFGRLLVQDNRGRIKPIHTLAIELLRKIHKKSSIENLDANQWLISIHQDNIFWTKIPFIKVDEKGGPKFLTKVKANKDNYVSMMDLYVIDSNTSKLKFLLQEDYEKAFSKNPIQRNEYDKAVINLSERIGIIHGIFQGRYIRIFPIPNDMNHTWSSWVRLDSNNLNSIGFYMFNNYLRSLFHAQNEKNWNLADNEIKKIRLYQIRHAKPILPSEKKISIEILYNRLNIFYFLPFFYALVGTIILTISFIRIFFQRQYLYWISKIFIFILSILFFFEFLGLISRWYISGHAPWSNGYESSIFISWCLVGIGFLFYRNQFVSGVTALIASILLMVAAHGDTMDPEITNLVPVLKSHWLIIHVAIITSSYGFFFTGSFLGFLVLILYILKGVHPRITYKKKIQIHIDKLTIINEMSLTIGLFLLTIGTFLGAVWANNSWGRYWSWDPKETWSLISIMVYAFVLHMRLVPGIIGGFSFNLSSILAISSIIMTYFGVNYYLSGLHSYARGEPVSIPFWIYYSLLILAIITILSYYYSNKFSNTKKIEKL from the coding sequence ATGCAAACGTTAAAAAATATTTTTTTTTCCACAAGAATCACTTCTATTTTGTTTCTATTATTAGCTTTCTCTATGGCTATAGCCACTTTCATAGAAAAAAAATATTCTACAGATATAGCAAAGATATTCGTTTATGAATCTGTATGGTTTGAAAGTCTTCTGTTATTATTTGTAATAAATTTAATGGGAAACATATGGAAATATAAACTATGGAAAAAGAATAAATTTCCTTTATTTATTTTTCATTTATCATTTGTATTTATTTTTATTGGAGGGATTATTTCCAGATACTATAGTTTTGAAGGAATGATGTCTATAAGAGAAGGAGAGATGAAGGGAAAAATTCTTTCTAGAAAGAATTATATCAAATTGCAAGTGCATAGAGGAAATCATACCAGGTTTTATCAAGAACCTTATATTTTTTCTTCTTTTCATCATGGATATAAAAGAAAATTTTTTTTTCAGGGAAATATTTTAAAAATAAAAATTGTCAACTATATTCCTTGTGCAAAAGTCATTCTTTCGAAAAAAATTCCAGAAGAAAAAATTCTAAAAATTGTTTCAACAAATGAAAAAGAAAGAACGGAAAATTTTCTTAAAAGTGGAGAAACAATAAAAATCAATGGAATAGTATTTTCTCTTAATAGAGAAATTCCTTTTGGAATTCAAATCTTGGAAAAAAATAATCAACTTTATGTAAAATCTTCTTTTTTTGGAAAAAGTATGAATATGAAGAATAAAAAGATTTCCTTTTTATTAAAAAATATTTATACTCCTTTAAGGATAAAACATTTATATCAAATAGAAAATAGTAATAGGAAAAAAAATGGAAAACTGCATTGGGTGATTCCTGAAGGAATTATAAAAGGGAAATTAGAATATGCAAAATCATGTGATGATGAAAATTCTAATTTTTTGGATGCTATTACGGCCAAAATATCGTTTCAAAATAAATCTAAATTAGTAACTTTTTTAGGAGGAAAAAATATCACGGATATGAGTGATCCTATCTGGTTCAATAATCACAAAATTTCTATAGGATATGGATCTATCTTATTCAATCTTCCTTTTTTTTTACGATTAAATAAGTTTCAGGTAGAAAATTACCCAGGTTCTGAATTCCCATCTTTTTTTATTAGCCATGTAACATTAATGGACAAGGAAAAAAATAAGAATTTTTTTATTTATATGAACCATGTTTTGAATTACAAAGGATACAGATTTTTTCAATCTGGATATGACCCAGACGGAAAAGGAACGCACTTTTCTGTAAATAAAGACTATTTAGGTAGTACACTCTCATATACAGGTTATTTTTTCATGAGTATAGGAATGTTTCTTACTTTATTTTGGAAAGGAACTAGATTTAGTAATCTTAAAAAAAAGTTGAAAGTATTATCTAAAATTTCTACTATATTCTTTCTGTGGATTAGTAGTAATTTCATTTTTGCTCATGAAGAATTCAAAAAAATCCCTTTAGAAAGCATATCTGAGAACATACACATTCCTAAAAAACATGGCGAAAACTTTGGACGTTTACTTGTACAAGATAACAGGGGAAGAATAAAACCAATTCATACTCTTGCAATAGAACTCCTCAGGAAGATACATAAAAAAAGTTCTATAGAAAACTTAGATGCGAATCAATGGTTGATATCTATACATCAAGATAATATTTTTTGGACAAAAATCCCTTTTATTAAAGTGGATGAAAAAGGCGGACCTAAGTTTTTGACTAAAGTAAAAGCCAATAAAGATAATTATGTGTCTATGATGGATCTATATGTGATAGATTCCAATACCTCAAAATTAAAGTTTCTTTTACAAGAAGATTATGAAAAAGCTTTCTCTAAAAATCCCATTCAAAGAAATGAATATGACAAAGCGGTTATTAATCTTAGTGAACGGATAGGTATCATTCATGGGATTTTTCAGGGAAGATATATTCGTATTTTCCCTATTCCAAATGATATGAATCATACATGGTCTAGTTGGGTTAGATTGGATTCAAACAATTTAAATTCTATTGGATTCTATATGTTCAACAATTATCTTAGATCTTTGTTTCATGCACAGAACGAAAAAAATTGGAACCTAGCAGATAATGAGATAAAAAAAATACGATTATATCAGATTAGGCATGCTAAACCTATTTTACCTTCAGAAAAAAAAATATCCATAGAAATTCTTTATAATCGATTGAATATATTTTATTTTTTACCTTTTTTTTATGCATTAGTTGGAACAATTATTCTTACAATTTCTTTTATAAGAATTTTTTTTCAAAGACAATACCTATATTGGATTTCCAAAATTTTCATTTTTATTTTATCTATTCTATTTTTTTTTGAATTTTTAGGTTTGATTTCTAGATGGTACATTTCTGGACATGCTCCATGGAGCAATGGATATGAATCGTCTATTTTCATTAGTTGGTGTTTAGTGGGGATAGGTTTTTTGTTTTATCGGAATCAATTTGTATCAGGAGTGACAGCATTAATTGCATCTATTTTGTTAATGGTAGCAGCACATGGAGATACTATGGATCCAGAAATAACAAATCTTGTTCCTGTTTTAAAATCACACTGGTTGATTATTCATGTAGCTATAATAACATCAAGCTATGGTTTTTTCTTTACAGGATCATTTCTAGGGTTTTTAGTTTTAATTTTATATATCCTAAAAGGAGTCCATCCTAGGATCACGTATAAGAAAAAAATTCAAATTCATATTGATAAATTAACTATTATTAATGAGATGAGTTTGACCATAGGACTTTTTTTGTTAACTATAGGAACTTTTTTAGGAGCTGTTTGGGCTAACAATAGCTGGGGACGTTATTGGAGTTGGGATCCAAAAGAAACTTGGTCTCTCATTAGTATTATGGTTTACGCATTTGTATTACATATGCGTTTAGTTCCAGGTATTATAGGCGGATTTTCTTTCAATCTTTCCAGTATTTTAGCAATAAGTTCCATTATCATGACTTATTTTGGAGTAAATTATTATCTATCCGGATTACATTCTTACGCTAGAGGAGAACCAGTTTCTATTCCTTTTTGGATTTACTATAGTTTACTGATTTTAGCAATCATTACAATTCTTTCGTATTATTATTCAAATAAGTTTAGTAATACGAAAAAAATAGAAAAGTTATGA